From a single Leptospira levettii genomic region:
- a CDS encoding SOS response-associated peptidase, whose amino-acid sequence MCGRFGYTIIKLKDGTEKWIRLIQGTQVFDIQKVEDTFRRSPNFEYYPSSIAPVIHSLSNLGENTLELMQWGVQPNWSSKPIFNTREERLFSTSFWSGAAKNNRCIIPATFFNEWKSEKGTKIKYKIYPKSGESFCFAGIWGEIPSPSPQKFWFSILTQEGNSLMKEVHNSGGNQGRQPVHLTEDCWENWLDPRIKEENQIRKLIQSYPSEFIIAEPEINEPMLF is encoded by the coding sequence GTGTGCGGGCGTTTTGGATATACCATTATCAAATTAAAAGATGGAACCGAAAAATGGATTCGATTGATCCAGGGTACCCAAGTCTTCGACATTCAAAAGGTAGAAGACACATTCCGAAGGTCACCAAATTTTGAATACTATCCTAGTTCAATTGCACCTGTCATCCATTCTCTTTCAAATCTTGGTGAAAATACATTAGAGTTAATGCAATGGGGAGTACAACCGAATTGGTCATCAAAACCAATTTTTAATACCAGGGAAGAACGATTGTTTTCTACTTCCTTTTGGTCCGGCGCTGCAAAAAACAATCGATGTATCATCCCTGCTACTTTTTTTAATGAATGGAAATCCGAAAAAGGGACAAAGATCAAATACAAAATTTATCCAAAATCTGGAGAGAGTTTTTGTTTTGCAGGAATTTGGGGTGAGATTCCAAGTCCCTCCCCTCAGAAATTTTGGTTTAGCATTTTGACACAAGAAGGAAACTCTCTGATGAAAGAAGTTCATAACTCTGGTGGAAACCAAGGACGTCAACCAGTTCACCTAACCGAAGATTGTTGGGAAAATTGGTTGGATCCTCGTATCAAAGAAGAAAACCAAATCAGAAAATTAATCCAATCTTATCCTTCCGAATTTATCATTGCGGAACCAGAAATCAATGAACCGATGTTATTTTAA
- a CDS encoding DUF1304 domain-containing protein: protein MKLLSLILTGFVAVEHVFILVLEMFLWKTEFGMKVFQLTPETAEITAKLAKNQGLYNGFLAAGLFWALLFIKEQNQKFQTILFFLVCVVVAGIYGSATAKFSILFSQGLPAFLALVVHWLANHKR from the coding sequence ATGAAATTACTTTCTCTCATACTCACTGGATTTGTTGCGGTAGAACATGTATTTATATTGGTATTGGAAATGTTCTTATGGAAAACAGAATTTGGAATGAAAGTATTCCAACTCACACCTGAAACGGCGGAAATCACAGCAAAACTTGCGAAGAACCAAGGTTTGTACAATGGGTTTTTGGCAGCAGGATTATTTTGGGCTCTGTTATTCATTAAAGAACAAAACCAAAAATTCCAAACGATTCTGTTTTTTCTCGTTTGTGTTGTAGTCGCGGGTATTTATGGCTCTGCAACTGCAAAATTTTCCATTTTGTTTTCGCAAGGATTGCCCGCATTTTTAGCATTAGTTGTACATTGGTTGGCCAATCATAAACGATGA
- a CDS encoding YncE family protein, translated as MFPYFVTSVICFFFVGSLFAQTIESEFLFSTNFDVRPTFVESSSPYFVNGGKWIYIGKTADFDEPGVYFYDTNSKQKIYKSIPLETYYLAHTTDFIGQIENKGKRLPLTIYEFLYYEEGNHRAGFILENKGKSSKVKKYFYVGWDLNSNQIDVVEPIFEIPEEDSKSFAQSSYIGYSEKDQAAYFTFAVDADLKDDLSEDVSAFIYKIQNQNLTKLKEYKSKFYPYTPEFHPESNQIVIAAYAEAFQNRNPLGYLLQLDSNTFQSFSIPSTPYGICFSKDGKTLYMAASDTGEVRIYNTDNLNDVKKTKWGTHGHRLGFWKEGELVWVRNSGLHIYDPKTLKQKKVIPTKKFYKNYVNVSGSVFLPFQKLVLRNILEDPKGGASSRILIAD; from the coding sequence ATGTTTCCATACTTTGTTACGAGTGTTATTTGTTTCTTTTTTGTTGGTAGTTTGTTTGCACAAACAATTGAATCAGAGTTTTTATTCAGTACCAATTTTGATGTTCGACCAACATTTGTAGAATCAAGTAGTCCATATTTTGTCAATGGTGGTAAATGGATTTATATTGGTAAAACTGCTGATTTTGATGAACCTGGAGTTTATTTTTACGATACAAATTCAAAACAAAAAATTTATAAATCCATTCCATTAGAAACATACTATCTGGCTCATACAACAGATTTTATTGGCCAAATTGAGAACAAAGGCAAACGTCTCCCGCTTACCATTTACGAATTTTTATATTACGAAGAAGGAAATCATCGTGCAGGATTTATCCTTGAAAACAAAGGAAAATCATCAAAAGTAAAAAAATACTTTTATGTAGGTTGGGATTTGAATTCCAATCAGATCGATGTAGTGGAACCAATTTTTGAAATCCCTGAAGAGGATTCAAAGTCATTTGCACAAAGTTCTTACATTGGTTATTCTGAAAAAGACCAAGCAGCTTATTTTACATTTGCAGTGGATGCCGATTTAAAAGATGATCTATCGGAAGATGTATCTGCCTTCATTTACAAAATTCAAAATCAAAACTTAACAAAACTTAAGGAATACAAATCTAAATTTTACCCGTATACACCTGAATTCCATCCAGAATCAAATCAGATTGTCATCGCAGCTTATGCAGAAGCGTTTCAAAATCGAAATCCACTTGGTTATTTATTACAATTAGATTCCAATACATTCCAATCTTTTTCAATCCCTTCCACTCCTTATGGAATTTGTTTTTCAAAGGACGGAAAAACTTTGTATATGGCGGCTTCGGATACTGGGGAAGTGAGAATTTATAATACAGACAATTTAAACGATGTCAAAAAAACGAAGTGGGGAACTCACGGCCATCGATTAGGATTTTGGAAAGAAGGGGAACTGGTTTGGGTTCGTAATTCGGGGCTTCATATTTATGATCCCAAAACATTAAAACAAAAGAAAGTAATCCCAACAAAAAAATTCTATAAAAACTATGTAAATGTAAGTGGCTCAGTTTTTTTACCCTTTCAAAAATTAGTATTGAGGAATATTTTGGAAGATCCAAAAGGGGGAGCCTCAAGCCGAATTTTAATCGCTGATTGA
- a CDS encoding sulfatase-like hydrolase/transferase, producing MLNYQWVYQTQLNFHLFEYAVQNFGILWKEFFPFLHEWSMVHYFPFLILILFYDPFLVFTRYRVNPTFLLLIVYLLLLFQSKLNDQTLPSIHQKQNRKQNVNRFINHIPNDSHIVMIVLEGVSRKHLIGVSSKYINFSSLENSHFYIPMPHTSKSFFTWMTGESQINSSRIQSTKQIEGESLPFLLKQKYFYETKMIYTQSIYFEGMNLFFPNVFQEVQDKTVLEKKFDTQKNYFSWGMDDRVVISEFKHLNFDSQPLLVVVGLSQTHSPYFTHSHQDVALPKVLRHTKALEENIELIDELISYIKTNSKKETFLFITADHGESFGEGGAHAHNYSLYNQEIDVPFLMYKIQSNELLIPKLGSSIHFKQTLLDLLQKESHRKENSQNFFSSNYQLELVLKTWNSEIQRGLVLDQKKYIFHTDKDTLYEMDLDDKNRKIILDAKLKEQLLKKMYEHMQN from the coding sequence GTGTTAAACTATCAATGGGTATACCAAACACAATTAAACTTTCATTTATTTGAATATGCAGTTCAAAATTTTGGGATACTATGGAAAGAATTTTTTCCTTTTTTGCATGAATGGTCAATGGTACATTATTTTCCATTTTTAATCCTCATCCTATTTTATGATCCTTTTTTGGTGTTCACGCGGTATCGAGTGAATCCGACTTTTTTGTTACTCATAGTTTACTTATTACTATTATTTCAATCCAAATTGAATGATCAAACTTTACCGAGCATTCATCAAAAACAAAATCGAAAACAAAATGTAAATCGATTTATAAATCATATTCCCAACGACAGTCATATCGTAATGATTGTACTTGAGGGTGTTTCCAGAAAACACTTGATAGGTGTAAGTTCTAAATATATCAATTTTTCTAGCTTAGAAAATTCTCATTTTTATATTCCTATGCCACATACTTCTAAAAGTTTCTTCACTTGGATGACTGGAGAGTCGCAGATTAATAGTTCGAGAATTCAGTCTACAAAACAAATTGAAGGAGAAAGTTTACCATTTCTTTTAAAACAAAAATATTTTTACGAAACAAAGATGATTTATACACAATCAATTTATTTCGAAGGTATGAATTTATTCTTTCCCAATGTATTCCAAGAAGTACAAGACAAAACTGTTTTAGAAAAAAAATTCGATACTCAAAAAAATTATTTCAGTTGGGGAATGGATGATCGAGTTGTAATTTCCGAATTTAAACATTTGAATTTTGATTCTCAACCATTATTGGTAGTTGTTGGCCTTAGCCAAACACACAGTCCTTATTTTACACATTCGCATCAGGATGTCGCATTACCAAAAGTATTGCGCCATACAAAAGCATTAGAGGAAAATATAGAATTAATAGATGAATTGATTTCATATATAAAAACCAATTCTAAAAAGGAAACATTTCTTTTCATAACTGCAGATCATGGTGAGAGTTTTGGAGAAGGAGGAGCTCATGCACATAACTATTCTTTGTATAACCAAGAGATAGATGTTCCATTTTTGATGTATAAAATCCAATCGAATGAATTGTTGATTCCAAAATTGGGTTCATCAATTCACTTTAAGCAAACTTTATTGGATCTTTTGCAAAAAGAGTCGCATCGAAAGGAAAATTCTCAGAATTTTTTTAGTTCTAATTACCAATTAGAATTAGTTTTAAAAACTTGGAATTCTGAAATCCAAAGAGGGTTGGTATTGGATCAGAAAAAATACATATTTCATACTGATAAAGATACTTTATACGAAATGGATTTAGATGATAAGAACCGAAAGATAATTTTGGATGCCAAATTAAAAGAACAATTGTTAAAAAAAATGTATGAGCATATGCAGAACTAA
- a CDS encoding AraC family transcriptional regulator, whose amino-acid sequence MDLLSDILFSAGWKNDLLSKGQIFDSFGFHFPCEKSGGFHVVTQGSCYARIGNKLIPLKKGDLLFITRGIHHELLSDPKAKVVTIERFLNEKNIQKKDLNPVTTFVSVRYEVPNGPVHPLLMELPDFIYIPYESIQKHHSLEDFIQILSKELELNLGTDLIVQRLTDIMLYYMIRIWLQQEENSPSGWIKAFHDKTVLYALEKLHNAYAKDWTIESLAKETGVSRANLANKFRDVLGIPPMEYLAKLRMEKAKVLFQKGNMGLEEIAQNVGYASAFSFSKAYKRIYGNSPSREWKRVV is encoded by the coding sequence ATGGATTTACTCTCAGACATTCTCTTTTCTGCAGGCTGGAAAAACGACCTTTTGTCCAAAGGCCAAATCTTCGATAGTTTCGGATTTCACTTTCCATGCGAAAAAAGTGGCGGTTTCCATGTTGTAACACAAGGCAGTTGTTATGCGAGAATTGGGAACAAGCTAATCCCACTCAAAAAAGGTGATTTATTATTCATCACAAGAGGAATACACCACGAGTTATTATCTGATCCAAAAGCAAAAGTTGTCACCATTGAACGATTTTTGAATGAAAAAAATATCCAAAAGAAAGACCTAAACCCAGTCACTACTTTTGTATCAGTTCGGTATGAAGTTCCTAATGGACCCGTCCACCCACTTCTCATGGAGTTACCAGATTTTATCTACATTCCATATGAAAGTATCCAAAAACACCACTCACTAGAGGATTTCATTCAAATCCTTTCAAAAGAATTAGAACTGAATCTTGGAACTGACTTAATAGTACAAAGATTAACAGACATTATGCTCTACTATATGATCCGAATTTGGTTACAACAAGAGGAAAACTCACCCTCAGGTTGGATCAAAGCTTTCCATGATAAGACAGTTTTGTATGCTTTAGAAAAACTTCACAATGCATATGCAAAGGATTGGACAATCGAATCACTCGCAAAAGAGACTGGGGTATCTCGTGCAAATTTAGCTAACAAATTTCGGGATGTGTTAGGAATTCCTCCTATGGAGTATTTGGCAAAACTCCGAATGGAAAAAGCCAAAGTTTTATTTCAAAAAGGGAATATGGGTTTAGAGGAAATTGCACAAAATGTAGGTTATGCGTCTGCTTTCTCATTTTCCAAAGCTTATAAAAGAATTTATGGAAATTCACCGAGTAGAGAATGGAAACGAGTTGTTTAA
- a CDS encoding TetR family transcriptional regulator → MSRVQVIERSPKKRAVLEKDKLSKRTSIIQAAASLLQKKDWSELSMDEVAKRAKIAKGTLYLYFPTKEDLCLRIHSADYESWFMDLHEFLSKSPKMDVSIFSNWFVNSMDRHTRFLKLLPIVPTILEKNASIQTIREFKSNLKSQISSVLPLLIQYFPFFNEQSGFLFLMQCHALAVGSWSHGFPSNQVKEAVKDTELEIFMLDYKKFLEMSILTLLKGHSGI, encoded by the coding sequence ATGAGTCGAGTGCAAGTCATAGAACGTTCACCTAAAAAGAGAGCTGTTTTAGAGAAAGATAAACTTTCGAAACGTACTTCGATCATCCAAGCTGCTGCATCCCTACTCCAAAAAAAGGATTGGTCTGAACTTTCCATGGATGAAGTAGCAAAACGCGCAAAAATTGCAAAAGGTACTTTGTATTTATATTTTCCTACGAAAGAAGATTTATGCCTTAGGATCCATAGTGCAGATTACGAATCTTGGTTTATGGATTTACATGAATTTTTAAGTAAGTCTCCCAAAATGGATGTGAGTATTTTTTCGAATTGGTTTGTGAATTCAATGGATCGTCATACACGATTTTTAAAATTACTTCCGATTGTACCCACAATTTTAGAAAAAAACGCGAGTATACAAACCATTCGCGAATTTAAATCCAATTTAAAATCACAAATCAGTTCCGTATTACCACTACTCATACAGTACTTTCCTTTTTTTAACGAACAATCAGGATTTTTATTTTTAATGCAATGCCATGCATTAGCAGTTGGATCTTGGTCACATGGATTTCCCTCCAACCAAGTAAAGGAAGCAGTAAAGGACACAGAATTGGAAATATTTATGTTGGATTATAAAAAGTTTTTAGAAATGTCTATCCTGACTTTATTAAAAGGACATTCTGGAATTTAG
- a CDS encoding DUF5329 family protein: protein MKKYPILFFSFFVLLFIVFEHALVSESKSCNTHSESEKIEILLKKIGNFNGNFIRNGDSHSAKDAENHLRYKLNEAKNSFFAPDPKDWTAKLFIDKIASKSFLSGSPYKIRYPNGKEITSATWLYEELKKIENCL, encoded by the coding sequence ATGAAAAAGTATCCTATTCTATTTTTTTCTTTTTTTGTTCTCTTATTCATTGTATTCGAACATGCGCTTGTTTCTGAATCTAAATCTTGTAACACCCATTCCGAATCTGAAAAAATCGAGATCTTATTAAAAAAAATTGGGAACTTCAATGGAAACTTCATTCGAAATGGTGATTCACATAGTGCAAAGGATGCAGAGAACCATTTACGTTATAAATTGAACGAAGCGAAAAATTCTTTTTTTGCACCTGATCCAAAGGATTGGACTGCAAAACTCTTTATAGATAAAATTGCATCAAAATCATTTTTATCTGGTTCTCCTTATAAAATCCGTTATCCTAATGGAAAGGAGATCACGAGTGCGACTTGGTTGTATGAAGAGCTAAAAAAAATCGAGAATTGTCTTTGA
- a CDS encoding transglycosylase domain-containing protein has protein sequence MIWNFILRIKTLFFLIPLIGGIWFILRPIQIDDFKKEVTTRILSQDGRLIGRTQNHNLSKQDWVPLTEYPKFVSEIVCIAEDKRFFSHHGIDPFAIINSLYSFLFSKQNRGGGSIITMQLVRMYHPNIRSYPIVIRKSFEVLEAMRFELWLNKEQILEAYLNSVSVHSNSVGFPSASLTLFQKNVRFLSIEETVYLSILIRKNIANEDEIKFRYNQLRTKIPYSLPILDSPSELVQTNLQRKIQNYDDTLNGENQHFLNWIRSLHLDPKEELVSTISSELNSEIHSIVNSELNVLKRWNVNNASAIILEKESNQTTDLSLVAMIGSKNFFEDGNGMVNGTIAFRDAGSTLKPLLYALAIDQNIYSINSILVDEKYSYSLGTGENYLPRNADLRYWGNLTLAEALANSRNIPAVTTIQLVGVPNFYRFLKLAGFENLKQSPNFYGPGLALGTGGASLLQLSRAYGTFMLGGILPKIKIGSINGKSFFYGESQRLVSEETAEEIKFILNDSKLRQKAFGKRSYLNYPFPVSVKTGTSKDYRNSWTISFNDRYVVGAWVGNFSGEKTMDVSGSFGAGRIVQNIFRLLMKDNDKKSYTPKLTEVRSICKISGKLANSNCPSLVLNVRKKMTNLHSCEEFHDHKVSSVVGVGFVYPGQNQVFLYHPGFERDEQNIPIRIREYQTLKDPKLVWNQTLEVKLSKSGEGNVEIRRGKHSLELLDGSEKKAKVQFEVK, from the coding sequence GTGATTTGGAATTTTATACTTAGAATTAAAACCTTATTCTTCCTGATACCGCTTATCGGAGGAATTTGGTTTATTTTAAGACCGATACAAATTGATGATTTTAAAAAAGAAGTAACAACACGTATTCTCTCACAAGATGGAAGATTGATTGGTAGAACTCAAAATCATAATCTTTCCAAACAAGATTGGGTGCCATTAACAGAATATCCAAAATTTGTTTCTGAAATAGTCTGTATTGCAGAAGATAAACGATTTTTTTCGCATCATGGGATTGACCCCTTTGCCATAATCAATTCCTTATATTCGTTTTTATTTTCAAAACAAAATCGTGGTGGTGGTTCCATCATTACGATGCAACTGGTTCGAATGTATCATCCGAATATCAGGTCCTATCCCATTGTCATTCGAAAATCTTTTGAAGTTTTAGAAGCAATGCGGTTTGAATTGTGGTTAAACAAAGAACAAATCTTAGAAGCCTATTTAAATTCAGTATCAGTTCATTCCAATTCAGTTGGCTTTCCTTCTGCTTCCCTCACTCTTTTTCAAAAAAATGTACGATTTTTATCAATAGAAGAAACCGTTTATTTATCAATTTTAATTCGAAAGAATATTGCAAACGAAGATGAGATTAAATTCAGATACAACCAATTGCGAACCAAAATTCCATATTCACTTCCCATTTTAGATTCACCAAGTGAACTTGTGCAAACCAATCTCCAAAGGAAAATACAAAATTATGATGATACGCTGAATGGTGAAAACCAACATTTTCTCAATTGGATCAGAAGTTTACATTTGGATCCAAAAGAAGAATTGGTATCAACAATTTCATCTGAATTAAATTCTGAAATCCATTCGATTGTAAATTCAGAACTAAATGTATTAAAAAGATGGAATGTAAATAATGCTTCGGCAATCATTTTAGAGAAAGAATCAAATCAAACAACAGATTTATCTCTTGTGGCAATGATTGGATCTAAAAATTTTTTTGAAGATGGGAATGGAATGGTAAATGGAACAATCGCATTTCGCGATGCTGGTAGTACATTAAAACCATTATTATATGCATTAGCAATAGATCAAAATATATACTCTATCAATTCCATACTAGTGGATGAAAAATATTCGTACTCATTGGGTACAGGAGAAAACTACCTTCCTAGAAATGCGGACCTCCGTTATTGGGGAAATTTAACATTAGCGGAAGCATTGGCAAATTCTCGTAACATTCCTGCTGTGACAACAATCCAATTGGTTGGTGTTCCTAATTTTTATCGCTTTTTAAAGTTAGCAGGATTTGAAAACTTAAAACAATCCCCTAATTTTTATGGGCCAGGACTTGCTTTAGGAACGGGAGGAGCTAGTTTACTACAACTTTCGCGAGCTTACGGTACATTTATGTTAGGTGGTATTCTTCCAAAAATTAAAATTGGGAGTATCAATGGAAAATCATTTTTTTATGGTGAATCACAACGCTTGGTATCTGAAGAAACAGCCGAAGAAATCAAATTTATTTTGAATGATTCAAAACTGAGACAAAAGGCATTCGGGAAAAGAAGTTATCTAAACTACCCATTTCCCGTTTCAGTTAAAACAGGTACTTCCAAAGATTATAGAAATTCTTGGACTATTTCATTTAATGATCGCTATGTGGTTGGTGCTTGGGTTGGAAATTTTTCAGGTGAAAAAACAATGGACGTTTCAGGTTCTTTTGGAGCTGGAAGAATTGTCCAAAATATTTTTAGATTACTTATGAAGGACAATGATAAAAAATCATATACTCCTAAGCTAACAGAAGTTCGGTCAATTTGTAAAATTTCTGGTAAACTGGCAAATTCCAATTGTCCTTCGCTTGTTTTGAATGTTAGAAAAAAAATGACAAATCTACATTCATGTGAAGAGTTCCATGATCATAAGGTTTCTTCTGTAGTTGGTGTAGGATTTGTATACCCAGGACAAAACCAAGTTTTTTTATACCATCCTGGATTTGAACGAGATGAACAAAACATACCAATTCGAATCCGTGAATACCAGACCTTAAAAGATCCTAAACTCGTGTGGAACCAAACATTAGAAGTGAAGTTGTCAAAGTCGGGGGAAGGAAATGTGGAAATCCGAAGAGGGAAACATAGTTTAGAATTACTTGATGGATCAGAGAAAAAAGCAAAGGTTCAATTTGAAGTTAAATAA
- a CDS encoding RNA polymerase sigma factor has protein sequence MIEDPHSSLLESCLQGKTKALEELVQFFQPKVFSLALKFLWNPEDAEDATQEILVKVITNLGGFRRESKLSTWIYKIASNHLINVKKSNLETKHIHLRNIRDELHKSQYNLPSHLLGQTDSNLEVDTNSNVSNLVLHVQVACTYAMLQSLTRKYRMAYLLGDVFSISSEEGGLVMGIKPESYRQLLSRARNQLEQFLGKECSLSKSTNPCQCKNRIRYATKVGRIRSYLKLSEQMKLDGRWIQMKPLLPETTKIRKAAEIYRNQTNFLPKKNQLDSIRTLLNNSFPFSTR, from the coding sequence ATGATCGAAGATCCACATAGTTCTCTTTTAGAGAGTTGTTTACAGGGAAAAACAAAAGCGTTGGAAGAGTTGGTACAATTCTTCCAACCAAAAGTTTTTTCCCTGGCTCTAAAATTTTTATGGAACCCTGAAGATGCAGAGGATGCCACACAAGAAATTTTAGTCAAAGTGATTACAAATCTGGGGGGTTTTAGAAGAGAGAGCAAATTATCTACTTGGATCTATAAGATTGCGAGTAACCACCTCATCAATGTTAAAAAGTCAAATCTAGAAACAAAACACATTCATCTTAGAAACATTCGTGATGAATTACACAAATCCCAATACAACTTACCTTCTCATTTACTGGGACAAACTGATTCCAATTTAGAAGTGGATACAAATTCCAATGTTTCGAATCTGGTTTTACATGTCCAAGTGGCTTGTACATATGCGATGTTACAAAGTTTAACTCGTAAGTATAGAATGGCGTATTTATTAGGTGATGTATTTTCTATTTCGAGTGAAGAAGGTGGACTCGTAATGGGAATCAAACCTGAATCCTATCGACAATTATTATCAAGAGCAAGAAACCAATTAGAACAATTTTTGGGAAAAGAATGTAGTTTGAGTAAGAGCACTAATCCATGCCAGTGTAAAAATAGAATTCGTTATGCAACGAAAGTTGGAAGGATTCGATCTTATTTAAAACTCTCTGAACAGATGAAACTAGATGGTAGATGGATACAAATGAAACCTCTTTTACCAGAGACTACCAAAATCCGAAAGGCAGCTGAAATCTACAGAAACCAAACAAATTTTTTACCTAAAAAAAACCAATTAGATAGTATACGAACTTTATTAAACAACTCGTTTCCATTCTCTACTCGGTGA
- a CDS encoding NAD(P)H-binding protein yields MKVFVYGGSGLVGGYLVKELQKKGHVVFAGSRKPEAQTKETNLNWVVADSKDPKKGIEILESVDAAFFLSPPGETNQYEILSPWIEKAKQVGLKKIVLMTAMGVDHAPPEAPFRKTEILLEGSGLSWNIIRPNWFMQNFHTFWIAGIKQDQKIYFPGGNANVSFIDARDIASVASVLLTTNDFQNQALTLTGKESIDHYQVAKHLSSVSGKNIEYNDVDPKVFENSLVSAGLSKDYAAFLVMIAGALKDGFSAPILDTVKKITGKDPISFQKYAEDHAGAWK; encoded by the coding sequence ATGAAAGTATTTGTATATGGTGGATCAGGTCTTGTTGGTGGGTATCTCGTTAAAGAATTACAAAAAAAAGGACACGTAGTTTTCGCTGGTTCTAGAAAACCTGAAGCGCAAACAAAAGAAACGAACCTCAATTGGGTGGTTGCAGATTCAAAGGATCCTAAAAAAGGGATAGAGATTTTAGAATCAGTGGATGCTGCATTTTTTTTAAGCCCTCCTGGTGAAACAAACCAATATGAAATTCTTTCTCCATGGATTGAAAAAGCAAAACAAGTTGGATTGAAAAAAATTGTGCTGATGACTGCAATGGGAGTAGATCATGCACCACCAGAAGCACCTTTCCGAAAAACAGAAATTTTATTAGAAGGATCTGGCCTTTCTTGGAACATCATAAGACCTAATTGGTTTATGCAAAACTTTCATACGTTTTGGATTGCAGGCATCAAACAGGACCAAAAAATTTATTTTCCTGGAGGAAATGCAAACGTTAGCTTCATAGATGCGAGAGACATTGCGTCCGTTGCGTCCGTACTATTAACAACCAATGATTTTCAAAATCAGGCACTCACGCTTACTGGAAAAGAATCCATTGATCATTACCAAGTCGCAAAACATTTATCTTCTGTTAGCGGAAAAAACATTGAATACAATGATGTTGATCCAAAGGTTTTTGAAAATTCCTTGGTGTCCGCTGGACTATCAAAAGATTATGCAGCATTTTTAGTGATGATTGCAGGTGCATTAAAAGATGGATTCTCAGCTCCCATCCTTGATACTGTCAAAAAAATCACTGGAAAAGATCCAATTTCATTTCAGAAATATGCAGAAGACCATGCAGGTGCGTGGAAATAA